In Ipomoea triloba cultivar NCNSP0323 chromosome 15, ASM357664v1, one genomic interval encodes:
- the LOC116005681 gene encoding uncharacterized protein LOC116005681 produces the protein NNSLSQYTHCTFRTRHWHLRISLPTQENKNPSQLAFSPPVLTLYCRRLTSTVVTVAPTSVVVASSRPPLPPLSSYRQITSTAVHPPPQPKSVAHNSVTRRSSPSSPTAASLITIRCRHPQQRCRRRPQQLEHIFRSKAVNFQPQKNFSASSYGRDERSIEEEAERKIGWLLKLIFAGTATVVAYQFFPYMGDNLLKQSVTLLQVKDPLFKRMGASRLARFAIDDERRMKIIEMGGAQELVKMLEAAKDDRTKKEALKALFAIAKSDEAAAVLQVAGAISVIKSIPAGSLEDAEVEKYKSNLLNRFQDLRYDNVSSDP, from the exons aataattcccTCTCACAGTATACACACTGCACATTTCGCACCAGGCACTGGCATCTTCGCATTTCTCTGCCGacacaagaaaacaaaaatcctTCGCAACTCGCCTTTTCGCCTCCTGTTCTGACATTATATTGCCGTCGTCTCACCTCCACTGTCGTCACCGTCGCTCCAACCTCCGTCGTCGTCGCCTCTTCCCGGCCTCCTCTGCCGCCATTAAGCTCCTACAG GCAAATAACCTCCACTGCCGTTCATCCACCTCCGCAACCTAAATCTGTCGCCCACAACAGCGTCACTCGTCGCTCTTCGCCGTCGTCACCCACAGCAGCGTCGCTCATCACTATTCGCTGTCGTCACCCACAGCAGCGTTGCCGTCGTCGCCCACAACAGCTAGAG CATATTTTCAGAAGTAAGGCAGTGAATTTTCAACCCCAGAAGAATTTTTCTGCATCTAGCTACGGAAGAG atGAAAGATCCATAGAAGAAGAGGCTGAAAGGAAAATAGGGTGGCTGTTGAAACTGATTTTCGCTGGGACTGCAACAGTTGTAGCTTATCAGTTTTTCCCGTACATGG GAGACAATCTGTTGAAGCAGTCTGTGACACTTTTACAAGTCAAGGATCCCTTGTTCAAAAGAATGGGAGCGTCCAGGTTGGCTCGTTTTGCCATTGATG ATGAAAGACGGatgaaaattattgaaatgggTGGAGCTCAAGAACTTGTGAAGATGTTGGAGGCTGCTAAAGATGACCGCACAAAGAAGGAAGCTTTAAAGGCTCTTTTTGCTATCGCAAAATCAG atgaagctgctgCGGTCTTGCAAGTCGCTGGAGCAATATCTGTTATCAAGTCCATCCCTGCTGGTTCCCTCGAGGATGCTGAAGTTGAGAAGTACAAGTCAAATTTGTTGAATAGATTCCAAGATCTGAGATATGATAATGTTAGCTCTGATCCTTAG